From one Luteipulveratus mongoliensis genomic stretch:
- a CDS encoding putative quinol monooxygenase has protein sequence MLYKVFPIPLKPGMQADAEAVVEEFTPKGPEQEPGTLSFRVYRDPARSDYLLFVEHFADQAAYDAHTGSAAYQDLVAGRFADLVADFVEIDHELVSEASVAVS, from the coding sequence ATGTTGTACAAGGTGTTCCCGATCCCGTTGAAGCCCGGCATGCAGGCCGACGCCGAAGCGGTGGTCGAGGAGTTCACACCCAAGGGTCCGGAGCAGGAGCCGGGGACGCTGTCCTTCCGGGTCTATCGCGACCCGGCTCGGAGCGACTACCTGCTGTTCGTCGAGCACTTCGCCGACCAGGCGGCGTATGACGCGCACACCGGCTCGGCGGCGTACCAGGATCTGGTGGCGGGTCGCTTTGCCGATCTGGTGGCCGACTTCGTCGAGATCGACCACGAGCTCGTGAGCGAGGCGTCGGTGGCGGTGTCCTGA
- a CDS encoding NUDIX domain-containing protein, which yields MTVDRSFIRVKAMAILLSTDRTQHAVSRLGPSEENPDGFHRLIGGSVELGESSEIAVVREVAEELGADLVAPVLLGVLENIFEYDGELGHEIVFVYGGAIEPADTIPPEGGMFADNGEPMPVEWRPVQDVDAPIPLYPKGSGHLARRVVDAMTTRDQQRAATIATYGADAQEYADATAHPSGTNPLNAALGEFAAALPASATVLEIGSGPGRDALELESLGLRVRRTDITPAFVEMMRADGHDADALDPRTDPLGGPYDGVWASAVLLHLSRDEMPMVLKRLHAATLTDGRLFVSVKEGDGEEVSTSGNVHGPRFFTYWREPALRSVAEAAGWLDVQIARTASPRGGHWLGLSARA from the coding sequence ATGACGGTCGACAGGTCATTCATCCGGGTCAAGGCCATGGCCATTCTGCTCAGCACGGACCGCACCCAGCACGCAGTGTCGAGGCTGGGGCCGTCGGAGGAGAACCCCGACGGCTTTCACCGGCTGATCGGAGGAAGCGTCGAGCTCGGCGAGTCCTCCGAGATCGCCGTGGTCCGCGAGGTCGCTGAGGAGCTTGGTGCAGACCTCGTTGCCCCTGTCCTCCTCGGCGTGCTCGAGAACATCTTCGAGTACGACGGTGAGCTCGGGCACGAGATCGTCTTCGTCTATGGAGGCGCGATCGAGCCCGCCGACACGATTCCGCCGGAAGGCGGCATGTTCGCCGACAACGGTGAGCCGATGCCAGTTGAGTGGCGTCCTGTCCAGGACGTCGATGCACCAATTCCGTTGTATCCCAAGGGATCTGGTCACCTGGCCCGCCGTGTCGTCGACGCCATGACGACGCGCGATCAGCAGCGGGCCGCGACCATCGCGACGTACGGCGCGGACGCGCAGGAGTACGCCGACGCGACGGCCCATCCGTCCGGCACGAACCCCCTGAACGCGGCGCTGGGCGAGTTCGCAGCGGCGCTGCCAGCGTCGGCCACCGTGCTCGAGATCGGGAGTGGTCCGGGTCGGGACGCGCTCGAGCTGGAGAGTCTCGGCCTGCGCGTACGCCGCACGGACATCACGCCGGCCTTCGTGGAGATGATGCGGGCCGATGGCCACGACGCCGACGCGCTGGATCCGCGGACGGACCCGCTTGGTGGGCCGTACGACGGCGTCTGGGCGAGTGCCGTGCTGCTGCACCTGAGCAGGGACGAGATGCCGATGGTCCTCAAGCGGCTGCACGCTGCGACCCTGACGGACGGGCGTCTGTTCGTCTCGGTCAAGGAAGGTGACGGCGAGGAGGTGAGCACGAGCGGCAACGTCCACGGACCGCGGTTCTTCACCTACTGGCGTGAGCCGGCTCTACGTTCGGTCGCGGAGGCGGCCGGCTGGCTCGACGTACAGATCGCGCGGACCGCGTCACCCCGCGGCGGACACTGGCTGGGCCTGAGTGCCCGGGCTTGA
- a CDS encoding GNAT family N-acetyltransferase: protein MSTPRIALAQADDALVLAALVLRADREDGTPGRAGFLDEYADAWLAVRDRRPTWLATQPDGAPVGLVSTAVVQKLPGLRRPVSSWMHVSLVYVVPEHRGRGLAERMLREVLTWCTEHDVKRLQLNAVDEARTLYERVGFTAPKDSLMELRRED from the coding sequence GTGAGCACTCCGCGGATCGCCTTGGCCCAAGCCGATGACGCCCTCGTGCTGGCAGCGCTGGTGCTGCGCGCCGATCGTGAGGACGGCACGCCGGGGCGTGCGGGATTCCTGGACGAGTACGCCGACGCCTGGCTCGCGGTCCGCGATCGACGGCCGACGTGGCTGGCGACTCAACCGGACGGCGCACCCGTCGGCCTGGTGTCGACCGCCGTGGTCCAGAAGCTGCCCGGTCTGCGCCGGCCGGTCTCGTCCTGGATGCACGTCAGCCTGGTCTACGTCGTGCCGGAGCACCGGGGCCGCGGCCTCGCGGAGCGGATGCTTCGCGAGGTGCTCACCTGGTGCACCGAGCACGACGTCAAGCGACTACAGCTCAATGCCGTCGACGAGGCGCGCACGTTGTACGAGCGGGTCGGGTTCACGGCCCCCAAGGACAGCCTGATGGAGCTGCGGCGCGAGGACTAG
- a CDS encoding ceramidase domain-containing protein, translating into MSERAGLRWQGVRRPMALVGAVAVASLGLFFLALDRGWLGDDVGNGSGFCEAARDAMVRQPANTFSNLGFVTAGLLIAWHVERHWASLAHPVLMTAYAGLVVLLGPGSMAMHAAQSSLGGLLDLTSMYLVASFAAAYAVTRVLQLGTVVFGLLFLGAVALCEAVGSVDASVPMVDHPGNLIFGILLVVAVALEVVLRRGPTTPPDVRYAGLALGCMAVAFAIWNVSQTGMSWCHPSSLWQGHAAWHLLCAAAAYWLYRYYATEVREAVVRTPIRMQG; encoded by the coding sequence GTGAGCGAGCGAGCAGGGTTGCGGTGGCAGGGCGTACGCCGACCGATGGCTCTGGTCGGTGCTGTCGCCGTCGCTTCTCTCGGGCTGTTCTTCCTCGCGCTGGACCGTGGGTGGCTCGGCGACGATGTCGGCAACGGGAGCGGGTTCTGTGAGGCAGCGCGTGACGCCATGGTCCGGCAGCCCGCGAACACGTTCAGCAATCTCGGGTTCGTGACGGCCGGCCTGCTCATCGCCTGGCATGTCGAGCGGCACTGGGCCTCTCTGGCACACCCGGTGCTGATGACGGCGTACGCCGGACTGGTCGTCCTGCTCGGTCCGGGCAGCATGGCCATGCATGCCGCGCAGTCGAGTCTTGGCGGTCTGCTCGACCTGACGAGCATGTACCTGGTCGCGAGCTTCGCGGCGGCGTACGCCGTGACTCGGGTGCTTCAGCTCGGCACGGTCGTGTTCGGCTTGCTGTTCCTGGGCGCTGTGGCGTTGTGCGAGGCCGTCGGATCGGTCGATGCCTCAGTGCCGATGGTGGATCACCCGGGCAACCTGATCTTCGGGATCCTGCTCGTCGTCGCTGTCGCGCTCGAGGTGGTGCTGCGCCGCGGGCCCACCACGCCACCTGACGTCCGGTACGCCGGGCTTGCGCTGGGCTGCATGGCCGTCGCCTTCGCGATCTGGAACGTCAGCCAGACCGGGATGTCCTGGTGTCACCCGAGCTCGTTGTGGCAAGGACATGCGGCGTGGCACCTGCTCTGCGCGGCGGCGGCCTACTGGCTGTACCGGTACTACGCCACGGAGGTGCGCGAAGCCGTCGTCAGGACGCCCATCAGAATGCAGGGATGA
- a CDS encoding nitroreductase family deazaflavin-dependent oxidoreductase: MPLDGEYAEEKTGWVADQLAKIDETGTTESVGINGMKVAVFTMRGAKSGKLRRVPLMRVEKDGVYAVVASKGGAPENPAWYHNITANPEVEVLDGSASHDGVARELDGAERDEWWALAVETFPPYAEYQTKTSRQIPLLLVEPKN; this comes from the coding sequence ATGCCACTTGACGGAGAGTACGCCGAGGAAAAGACCGGCTGGGTTGCCGACCAGCTCGCGAAGATCGACGAGACCGGGACCACCGAGTCCGTGGGCATCAACGGCATGAAGGTCGCCGTCTTCACGATGCGCGGAGCGAAGTCCGGCAAGCTGCGCCGCGTCCCGCTGATGCGTGTCGAGAAGGACGGCGTCTACGCCGTGGTCGCGTCCAAGGGCGGTGCGCCCGAGAACCCCGCTTGGTACCACAACATCACGGCCAACCCCGAGGTGGAGGTCCTGGACGGGAGCGCCAGCCACGACGGCGTCGCGCGTGAGCTCGACGGTGCGGAGCGAGATGAGTGGTGGGCACTCGCGGTCGAGACCTTTCCGCCCTACGCGGAGTACCAGACCAAGACATCGCGACAGATCCCACTGCTGCTGGTCGAGCCGAAGAACTAG
- a CDS encoding helix-turn-helix domain-containing protein, producing the protein MTTYSAVVTTGIYCRPGCGAKPLAENVRTFELAAAAEAAGFRACLRCRPYRVAGPVGADPPALVCQAVQLIIEGVLDDGGTEAMLSQRLAVSSRHLRRMFHEHLGVTPDQLARSRRAHFARRLLDDSDLTVADVAFAAGFGSLRQFNREMRQVFRASPTEMRRRRRRTDRLATDGGLAMRLPFQRPLDWDGVLALLDTWSVPGVESVDHRTYRRTISLDGAPGVLEVSEGGEDYLLLRAHLPFWEGLIHVVERAARIVGADVDPSVVVSPVPGVISGPGLRIPGVWGGFEVAVGSVLRDHLPTSEARDLAGAIVGAHGQPVSGLEHGLTHLFPSAEILARADLGAVGLPALAAEAVHGVAEAVASGEVTLDPGTSYDALRALASLPGVGSGAIELIALRLGHRVSSPGTQAQPVSAAG; encoded by the coding sequence ATGACGACGTACTCAGCGGTGGTGACGACGGGGATCTACTGCCGTCCAGGCTGTGGCGCCAAGCCCCTCGCCGAGAACGTCCGTACGTTCGAGCTCGCTGCCGCAGCCGAGGCCGCCGGCTTTCGTGCCTGCCTGCGCTGCCGGCCGTACCGAGTGGCGGGGCCGGTGGGCGCGGATCCTCCGGCGTTGGTCTGTCAGGCCGTCCAGCTGATCATCGAAGGCGTGCTTGACGACGGCGGCACGGAGGCGATGCTGTCCCAGCGGTTGGCCGTGTCGTCCCGGCACCTGCGCCGGATGTTCCACGAGCACCTCGGCGTGACACCGGACCAGCTCGCCCGCTCCCGTCGCGCGCACTTCGCGCGGCGGCTGCTGGACGACTCGGACCTGACGGTGGCGGACGTCGCCTTCGCGGCGGGCTTCGGCAGCCTGCGCCAGTTCAACCGCGAGATGCGCCAGGTCTTCCGCGCGTCGCCGACCGAGATGCGCCGGCGGCGGCGACGTACGGACCGCCTTGCCACGGACGGAGGACTGGCGATGCGCCTGCCGTTCCAGCGGCCGCTGGACTGGGACGGAGTGCTCGCGCTGCTGGACACGTGGTCGGTCCCAGGCGTGGAGTCGGTCGACCACCGGACCTATCGCCGCACCATCAGCCTCGACGGCGCACCCGGAGTCCTGGAGGTCTCCGAGGGCGGTGAGGACTACCTGCTGCTGCGCGCGCACCTGCCGTTCTGGGAGGGCCTCATCCATGTCGTCGAACGAGCGGCGCGGATCGTCGGCGCTGACGTGGATCCATCGGTGGTTGTCTCGCCGGTGCCCGGCGTCATCAGCGGACCCGGACTGCGGATCCCGGGCGTGTGGGGCGGGTTCGAAGTCGCGGTCGGGAGCGTGCTCCGCGACCACCTACCGACCTCCGAGGCACGAGACCTTGCCGGCGCTATCGTAGGAGCCCATGGTCAACCTGTGTCAGGACTGGAGCACGGGCTCACTCATCTGTTCCCCTCGGCCGAGATCTTGGCGCGCGCTGATCTCGGCGCTGTCGGCCTCCCAGCTCTCGCGGCCGAGGCGGTCCACGGTGTGGCCGAGGCCGTCGCCTCAGGCGAGGTCACGCTCGACCCGGGTACGTCGTACGACGCCTTGCGCGCCCTGGCCAGCCTCCCCGGAGTTGGGTCCGGCGCCATCGAGCTGATCGCGTTGCGTCTCGGGCACCGAGTCTCAAGCCCGGGCACTCAGGCCCAGCCAGTGTCCGCCGCGGGGTGA